The Populus alba chromosome 6, ASM523922v2, whole genome shotgun sequence genome contains a region encoding:
- the LOC140955660 gene encoding uncharacterized protein: MANNEAGDENSIGRDHGVEALWAAVEETRQQVAQIREMLAAGVNLNANNRPPVNRARAEGIARGQPVDRRRNPAPSVQPDSEDDSDEEENVGYGLHPPVRRPREQDDYRLKADLPSFNGNLRIEDFLDWITEVERFFEMMEIPKEKMVRFVAFRLKGGAAVWWDQLQKNRQRQGKALVRTWRRMKQLMIGRFLPPDYEQYLFQVLQDCSQGPRSVFDYTAEFSRLLERNNLNETEGQRVARYMNGLKPSLRDKIGLQVVWTVEEAHNLALKAELMERRGGASGFRRNNPESLFNTRDKGGSSSQAGVLNQNKEGGSSSNSQATQGNRNIPRNPNQNTNMNLNPNPYARPAPGVCYLCRKPGHLSNTCLDRRRPVNWIEGEGGDPEATGEDAGEDDCYEGVEFAEEDGERINCKVCDLIVDSGSCENFVARGLVEHLKLPTEKHPTPYTIGWIKKGPTVKVTEICRVPISIGKIYKDDVVCDVIDMDASHVLLGRSWQYDVDITYKGRDNTYLFTWGSHKIAMAPYKRKALSGSAPEVEKQSFLTVSNSEMEFVADIKSVQELYALVVKALVVEEEVGASVTIPDRLKPLINQFRDITSEELPNNLPPLRDVQHHIDLIPGASLPNLSHYRMSPKENEVLREKIEELLQKGFIRESMSPCAVLALLTPKKDGSWRMCVDSRAINKITIKYRFPIPRLDDMLDQLEGSKLFSKIDLRSGYHQIRVRPGDEWKTAFKSKDGLYEWLVMPFGLSNAPNTFMRVMNQVLRPFMGKFVVVYFDDILIYSKTADEHMEQLRDVLAVLQENQLFLNLKKCSFMTESLLFLGYVVSSEGIHVNEEKVRAIREWHVPKTVGEVRSFHGLATFYRRFIRNFSTVMAPITECMKKAFFSEKLSEARQKWSTYNQEFYAVVRALKHWEHYLVQREFVLYTDHQALKVINSQKHLDNMHVRWATFLQKFPFAIRHKSGALNRVADALSRRANLLVTLAHEIVGFECLKELYQGDEDFKEIWMKCIENHPVSDFHENEGFLFRGNRLCIPRMSLREKLIRDLHGGGLSGHLGRDKTVASLEERYFWPQLKRDVGNFVKRCYICQDLSMDFVLGLPRTQRGVGSVFVVVDRFSKMAHFIPCRKTSDASHIARLFFREVVRLHGVPQSITSDRDTKFLNHFWVTLWKMFQTSLNRSTTAHPQTDGQTEVTNRTLGNLRNGEDSFCYDICDTTEAHSGFSSSTQGRSRI; this comes from the exons ATGGCGAATAACGAAGCAGGAGACGAAAACTCTATTGGCAGAGACCATGGAGTAGAGGCCTTGTGGGCGGCAGTGGAGGAGACGCGGCAACAAGTAGCGCAGATCCGCGAGATGCTTGCTGCCGGGGTTAACCTCAACGCCAATAACAGGCCACCAGTTAACAGGGCTCGCGCCGAAGGAATTGCCAGAGGCCAACCTGTTGATAGAAGACGCAACCCAGCCCCTAGCGTCCAACCTGACAGTGAGGATGAttcagatgaagaagaaaacgtGGGATACGGCTTACATCCACCTGTGAGACGTCCAAGGGAGCAAGATGATTATCGCCTGAAAGCAGATCTGCCCAGTTTCAATGGGAATCTGCGGATTGAAGATTTTCTTGATTGGATTACCGAAGTGGAGCGATTCTTTGAGATGATGGAGATACCAAAAGAAAAGATGGTGAGGTTTGTAGCCTTCCGATTGAAGGGAGGGGCTGCAGTATGGTGGGATCAACTACAAAAGAATCGGCAGCGACAAGGAAAGGCACTTGTAAGGACTTGGCGTAGGATGAAGCAACTGATGATAGGGAGGTTCCTGCCACCAGACTACGAACAATACCTGTTTCAAGTACTTCAAGATTGCTCACAAGGACCCAGGTCCGTATTTGACTACACTGCAGAGTTCTCTAGGCTCCTGGAGCGCAACAACCTTAATGAGACAGAGGGGCAGCGTGTAGCCAGGTATATGAATGGATTGAAACCGTCATTGCGAGATAAAATTGGGTTACAGGTGGTTTGGACTGTGGAGGAAGCTCATAATCTGGCATTGAAGGCTGAACTGATGGAGCGAAGAGGAGGAGCCTCAGGGTTTCGCCGAAACAATCCAGAATCTTTGTTTAACACCAGAGACAAGGGTGGCAGCAGCAGCCAAGCAGGTGTGTTGAATCAGAACAAAGAAGgaggcagcagcagcaacagccaAGCAACCCAAGGCAACAGGAACATACCCAGAAATCCAAACCAGAACACCAACATGAACTTGAATCCTAACCCTTACGCCAGACCTGCACCTGGAGTTTGTTATCTCTGTCGAAAACCTGGACACCTTTCAAACACTTGCCTAGATCGTCGCAGACCTGTCAACTGGATCGAAGGAGAAGGAGGGGATCCGGAGGCTACTGGAGAGGATGCAGGGGAGGATGACTGTTATGAGGGGGTAGAGTTCGCTGAGGAGGATGGAGAACGAATCAATTGT AAGGTGTGCGACTTAATTGTGGATAGCGGGAGTTGCGAGAACTTTGTTGCAAGGGGACTAGTTGAGCACCTAAAGCTGCCAACCGAGAAGCACCCAACTCCATACACTATCGGTTGGATCAAGAAAGGACCCACGGTGAAGGTAACTGAAATCTGTCGCGTTCCTATTTCCATTgggaaaatatataaagatgatGTAGTTTGCGATGTGATCGATATGGATGCTAGTCATGTGTTGTTGGGTCGGTCGTGGCAGTATGATGTTGATATTACCTACAAGGGTCGGGataacacttacttgttcaCGTGGGGGTCACATAAAATTGCTATGGCTCCTTACAAAAGGAAGGCACTATCCGGGAGTGCTCCTGAAGTGGAGAAGCAGTCGTTTTTGACAGTGTCCAATTCGGAAATGGAGTTTGTGGCAGACATCAAGAGTGTGCAAGAGCTCTATGCGCTTGTAGTGAAGGCCCTCGTGGTGGAAGAGGAGGTTGGGGCTTCGGTGACAATTCCTGACAGGCTGAAACCACTGATAAATCAGTTCAGGGATATCACTTCAGAAGAATTACCGAATAATCTACCGCCCTTGAGAGATGTCCAGCACCATATAGACCTCATACCGGGGGCCAGCTTGCCAAATCTGTCTCATTATCGGATGAGTCCGAAAGAGAATGAGGTATTGAGGGAGAAAATTGAAGAGTTGTTGCAGAAGGGTTTTATCCGCGAAAGCATGAGTCCATGCGCGGTTCTTGCATTGTTAACACCAAAGAAAGATGGGAGTTGGCGTATGTGTGTGGACAGCCGAGCTATCAACAAGATAACCATCAAGTATCGCTTCCCAATTCCCCGCCTAGATGACATGTTGGATCAGCTTGAGGGTTCGAAGTTGTTTTCGAAAATTGACCTCCGCAGTGGATATCACCAGATTCGGGTCAGACCAGGGGACGAGTGGAAGACAGCCTTCAAAAGCAAAGACGGGTTATATGAGTGGCTGgttatgccgtttgggttatcaAACGCGCCCAACACTTTTATGCGCGTGATGAATCAGGTATTGAGGCCTTTCATGGGGAAATTTGTTGTCGTTTATTTCGACGATATCCTCATCTATAGTAAGACCGCGGATGAGCATATGGAGCAGTTACGGGATGTGTTGGCAGTGCTACAAGAGAACCAGCTATTCCTTAATCTGAAAAAGTGCAGTTTTATGACAGAAAGCTTGTTGTTTCTGGGTTATGTTGTCAGTTCAGAGGGGATCCATGTAAATGAAGAGAAGGTCCGCGCAATTAGAGAATGGCATGTACCAAAGACCGTTGGTGAAGTTCGGAGCTTCCACGGATTAGCCACTTTCTACCGCCGATTTATTCGGAATTTCAGTACTGTCATGGCACCGATAACCGAGTGCATGAAGAAAG CTTTCTTCAGTGAGAAATTGAGTGAGGCTCGCCAGAAGTGGAGTACGTATAACCAAGAGTTTTACGCGGTGGTGCGAGCCTTGAAGCATTGGGAACATTATCTAGTGCAGCGGGAGTTCGTTTTGTACACTGATCACCAAGCTTTGAAAGTCATCAATAGCCAGAAGCACTTGGATAACATGCATGTCCGATGGGCAACTTTCCTTCAGAAGTTCCCTTTTGCTATCCGACACAAGTCTGGTGCTTTGAATCGGGTTGCCGATGCGTTGAGTCGTCGTGCCAATCTACTGGTGACGTTGGCTCATGAGATAGTGGGGTTTGAGTGCCTAAAAGAGTTGTATCAGGGGGATGAGGACTTCAAAGAAATCTGGATGAAGTGCATTGAGAACCATCCCGTCAGCGATTTTCATGAGAATGAAGGTTTTCTGTTTCGCGGAAATCGCTTATGTATACCCCGGATGTCGCTGCGAGAGAAATTGATCCGTGACCTCCATGGGGGTGGATTGAGTGGGCACTTAGGCCGGGACAAAACAGTAGCTAGCTTGGAGGAACGATATTTCTGGCCGCAACTGAAGAGAGACGTCGGCAACTTTGTAAAGAGGTGCTATATATGTCAG GATTTATCCATGGACTTTGTGTTGGGGTTGCCTCGTACCCAGCGAGGGGTGGGTTCTGTTTTTGTGGTGGTTGACAGGTTTTCCAAGATGGCTCACTTCATCCCTTGCCGAAAGACCTCAGATGCTTCACATATAGCCCGATTGTTTTTCAGGGAGGTGGTCCGACTTCATGGAGTGCCACAATCTATTACTTCTGATCGCGACACGAAATTCCTTAACCACTTTTGGGTGACTTTATGGAAGATGTTTCAGACTTCGCTGAACCGGAGCACAACCGCGCACCCGCAAACTGATGGGCAGACAGAGGTGACAAACAGAACTTTGGGAAATCTG CGCAACGGGGAAGACTCCTTTTGCTATGATATATGTGACACCACCGAGGCACACAGTGGATTTAGTTCGTCTACCCAAGGGAGGTCCAGGATTTAG